Part of the Catalinimonas alkaloidigena genome is shown below.
AATGAACTGGCCCGGCGCTTTCCCCATTGTCTCTTTATGGCTGATATGCGCAATGTAGCCACAGGCTTGAGGGGCATTCTACTCAAAGCCAATACCAAAGAGACGACCCGGCTTCTGGATAGTCTACCCATTGATGAGCGTGACGATGAGACCTGTCAAGAGAAGGCAGCTGCCCTGAGCGATCATCTGCAGGCTCCGGTATTGCTTACCAGAGGTGAAAATGGTATGATGTACTACGATGGAAAAGAAAGCTACAGCATTCCGGGAGTATGGCATGATGGGCAAACTGATCCGGTAGGGGCAGGTGATACGGCCATCAGCACTTTTGGAGTCTGCCTTGCGGCCAAAGTAAGTATTGCTGAAAGCCTAAAAATTGCGAATCTGGCCTCCGCCATTACTGTAGGAAAACTACAACAGACAGGGAGTGCTTCCCCTGAAGAGATTGTGGCGCTGGAAGAAAAGTGTACCTATGTGTATCATAATTTCTTGGCTGCGCACCCTTCCAAGGCAAAGTATTATGGAGATTCAGATATTGAAGTTGTAGAGCACTTTGCACGAGAAAAGAAGCCTCGCTATGTAGTCATGGACCATGATGGTACCATCTCCGTACTCCGTGAAGGCTGGGAAATTTTAATGCACGATATGATGCTGGACAGTATTGCCGGAAAGAAGCTTTCTTCCATGAGCCATGAAGAAAGTGCCGCGCTTTCAGCCAAAGTAAACCAGCTTATCAGCCAGACTACCGGTGCCCCTACCATTGTACAGATGCAGGGTTTAGTAGAATTAGTGCATCGTGAAGGGCACATGCACAGCGAGGATATATTAAGCGACGAGCAGTATAAAGCCAGGTTTATTAACTACCTGAATCAACACGTAGAGGAAAGGATCTTACGCTTCCAGAAAGGGGAACTGCATATTCAAAATTTTACCATCAAGGGTGTCATTCATTTCATTCAACTTCTTAAAGAAAGAGGCATTAAACTTT
Proteins encoded:
- a CDS encoding PfkB family carbohydrate kinase — protein: MINQQYDHIFKSIRKLNVGVIGDFAVDVYYPIDKETGEISLETAKEVYRAGECRTYLGAAGNIVKNLSVLGVADIKTFGLLAADLWGRELLYLLNSRKVDTSGMLIQAENWHSCAYVKPMMGKEEDNRLDFGSYNEPDPEMQEKVLKHLEAQLPELDLLIINQQFVRPLLDEKMVQKLNELARRFPHCLFMADMRNVATGLRGILLKANTKETTRLLDSLPIDERDDETCQEKAAALSDHLQAPVLLTRGENGMMYYDGKESYSIPGVWHDGQTDPVGAGDTAISTFGVCLAAKVSIAESLKIANLASAITVGKLQQTGSASPEEIVALEEKCTYVYHNFLAAHPSKAKYYGDSDIEVVEHFAREKKPRYVVMDHDGTISVLREGWEILMHDMMLDSIAGKKLSSMSHEESAALSAKVNQLISQTTGAPTIVQMQGLVELVHREGHMHSEDILSDEQYKARFINYLNQHVEERILRFQKGELHIQNFTIKGVIHFIQLLKERGIKLYLASGTDEEFVIKEATDLGYASEFDGGIHGAKPDGESAKRKVLRYLREELKAEGEEIIVIGDGPSEIREGRKVGALCVGIASDELRRYGLNQHKRERLIRAGAHVIIPDYAQLSALEKLLLDLQEKPVSSS